GTTGCACTTCGGGCGGGCGGCCCAGCGGCTCGGCATGGCCCAGCCCCCGCTGTCGCGGGCCGTCGCCCGGCTGGAGCGCCGGCTCGGCACCGTCCTGCTGGCGCGCGACAGCCACGGCGTGGCGCTGACCGACGCGGGCCGGGTGCTGCTGCGCGAGGGCCGCACCGTGCTGGACGCGGTCGCCGCGGCCGAGGCCCGCACCTGCCGGGCCGGGCAGCCGGGCCTGGTGCTGGTGGCGAAGGCGGGCGCGTCCACCGAACTGCTGGCCAAGCTGCTGGCCGCCTACGCCGCCGAGCCCGACGCGGTGCCGGTGGACGTCCGGCTGTGCCAGTACGGCGAGCAGGGGCCGCTGCTGCGGCGCGGCGAGGCGGACGTGGCGCTGCTGCACCTGCCGTTCGACTCCGCGGCCGGCCTGGACACCGAGGAACTGCGCACCGAGGGCCAGGTCGCCCTGCTGCCCGCCGGGCACCCGCTGACCGCCCGCCGCGAACTGCGCCTCGCCGACCTGGCCGAGCTGACGGACCTGCCCGCCCCGCGCTACCCGCGCTCCGACGGCACCCACCGCGACGGCCCCGGCCCGGCGATCCGCGACCACGCCCAGCTCTACCAGCTGATCGCCCTCGGTCGGACCTACGCCGTCCTGCCCGACTCCGCCCGCAGCCAGCTCCGCGACGACGTCGCCGTCCGCCCCGTCCCGGACGCCCCGCAGGTCACCACCCTCCTCGCCTGGCCCCCCGACAGCCGCTCCCGCGCCCTGGCCGCCCTGCTCCGGACGGCGACCGGAGGCTTGACCGGGAGCTCGACCGAGGGTGCGACCGGGGGTGCGACCGGAGGCTCGGCCTCCTGACGGCCCGCCGGGGGCGGGACGGCCACGGCTTCGACCTCGGGGTCGGCCGCCGGCCCGGCGCGGTCTTCCAGCCGTGGCGCGAGTCCGACGCCGCCGACGGTCCGCGACCCTGGGACGGCACGGCCGGCGACCCGGGCACCACCGCCGTCAGCACCTCCGCCCGCAGCCCGAGCCCAACCCGCAAGCCCAGCCCGAGCCCAACCCGAGCCCAGCCCGAGCCCAACCCGAGCCCAGCCCGAGCCCCACGCCCCGCCGCAGGCCCGCCCGGCGCCGTCCGGGAGCCTCGCCCGCCCCGTCCGCGCGTCCGGCCGGGCCGGGGCCGCCGGGTCAGTTCTGCGTCGGTATCGGCTTGGCCGCCAGCGAGCGGGCCGAGTTGGGGTCGGCGAGCGCGGACGGCGGCAGGATCTCGGGGGCGGCGGCCTGGGCCGGGACGGTGGCGGCGGCCTCCTCCCGGAGCTTGACGCCCGCCAGGTCGAAGGCGGCCTTGAGCCGCAGCCGCAGCGCCCGGGCGACCTGCGCGGACTTGCCGGGGGTGCAGCGGGCCTCGACCCGCAGCTGCACCGAGTCCACGGCGACCGACTCCACGCCCAGCACCTTGACCCGGCCCCAGACCAGCTCGTCGTACGGGCTCTCCTTGGCGAACTGCTCGGCGGTCTCGGTGATCAGCGCCTCGACCTGCTCCAGGTCCTCCTTGTAGCCGACCTGCACGTCGACGGTGGCGGTGCCCCAGCCCTGGCTCATGTTGGCGATCCGCTTGACCTCGCCGTTGCGGATGTACCAGATCTCACCCGCCGAGCCGCGCAGCTTGGTGACCCGCAGGCCGACCTCCAGGACGGTGCCGGTGGCGACGCCGGTGTCGATCTCGTCGCCGACGCCGTACTGGTCCTCCATGATCATGAAGACGCCGGAGAGGAAGTCGGTGACCAGGTTGCGGGCGCCGAAGCCGATCGCCACGCCCGCCACGCCCGCGGAGGCCAGCAGCGGGGCCAGGTCGACGCCCAGCACCGACAGCGCCATCAGCGAGGCGGTGCCGAGGACGCTGAACGAGGCCACCGAGCGCAGCACCGAGCCGATCGCCTCGGAGCGCTGCTGGCGCCGCTCGGTGTTGACCACGCCGGTGTTGGCCAGCAGCCCGCCGAGCACCCCGTGGTCGCCGTCGCCCTCCGCGGGGCGGCCCATCCGGGTGACCAGCTTCTCGATCACCTTGCGGACCACCGCCCGCAGCACCAGGGCCAGCCCGAGGATCAGCACGATCCGCAGCCCGGAGACGACCCAGCCCTGCCAGTTGTCGTCCAGCCAGCCGGCCGCCTGCCGGGTGGTGTCGGTCACACCGGCCGTGCTGGTGGGCAGCGTGAACGTCGGCGTGCTGGTGCTGTCGGCAGCGGAATCGGCGAGCATCGCCCCACTGTAGCGAGCCCGTTCCGGGCCCCGTTCACCCGCTCGGACGGCCTGCGACCGGTTCCGGACACGCACCGCAGCACCACCCGCACGGTACGTGCAGGAGGGCCGCGAGCTGGGCATACCGGCTATGGCGGAACGCGCGGGGCCCACCGCACGCGCGCGGCCCGTTCACGGAGAAATGGTGGCGTCGTACGACGACGTAAGGCGACACTGAGGGAGATCACGTCCCGCGAGGGCCGCGGTCACCCGCTCGACTCGGCGCGAGCCACGCGCCGCAGGCGTCCAAGGAGGCCCCGTGCCGCATGTCCTTGTCCTCAACGCGTCGTACGAGCCACTCGGTGTCGTCTCGATGCGACGCGCTCTCATCCTCGTCCTCAACCACAAGGCGATCGCCCTGGAGGATGCGGGCACCACTCTGCACAGCGCCACCGGTGCCGTCCAGGCGCCGTCCGTCGTCAAACTGACCCGTTTCGTGCGGGTCCCCTACCGCGGCCCCGTACCGCTGACCAGGCGGGCGCTGTTCGCCCGCGACCACGGTCGGTGCGTGTACTGCGGGGCCGCCGCCACCAGTGTCGACCACGTCATCCCGCGCAGCCGGGGCGGCCAGCACCGGTGGGACAACGTGGTGGCGGCCTGCCGCCGCTGCAACCACACCAAGGCCGACCGGCACCTCGCCGACCTCGGCTGGCGGATGAAGCGCCCCCCGGCCGCGCCCAGCGGCCTGGCCTGGCGGGTCATCGGCACCGGGATCAAGGACCCGCGCTGGCGGCCCTACCTGGAGCCGTACGGCGGCCTCGACCAGTTCCGGGACTTCGAGCACCACGACCATCCGGAGACGGTCCTGCCCGCCCCCGTCCGCACCCGTCCGATCCGCCGCGGCGAGCAGCACGCTCCGCTCTCCGCCTGAACAGACAAGGGCCTGCCCGACACGACAACCGGTACGCCTCATGGGCCGCCGGCGCCCCCGCGACGGGAGCGTCGGCGGCCCGCCGCGTGCCACGGCACCCGCCCGCCGCGCCGCTCCACGGCACCCGTCCGCCGCGCCGCTCCACGGCACCCGCCCGCCGTGCGCCTCCACGGCGCCCGCCCGCCGTGCCGCGCTACGGCGCCCGCCCGCCGTGCCGCGCTACGGCGCCCGCCCGCCGTGCCGCGCTACGGCGCCTGCACGCCGTACAGCTCCACCCCGGACAGCGCGTACCCGTAGCGGGTGGCCCGGCCCACGCCCTGCACCCGCAGGTAGCGCGCGCCCGGCGCGTCGAAGCGGACCGTCTCGGTGCCGCCCTGCCCGTTGCCCACCTCCGCGACGGTGGTCCACACCACGCCGTCGGCCGAGGTCTCCAGCCGGTACGCGGAGGCGTACGCCGCGCCCCAGTGCAGCACCGCCGAACCCAGCCGGACCGGCTGCGGCAGCCGCAGCTGCACCCAGGCGCCGTCCTCGGCGGGGGAGCTCCAGGAGGTCCCCGGGTCGCCGTCGGCGACCGCCGCCGCCGGGGTCTTCGCGCTGTCGTCGCCCGAGGAGGAGGCCGTCGCCGACCGCGCCAGGTCCGGCCCGCCGGTCGGCGGGACGACGTGCACCAGCAGCTCCTGGCGGACGGTCAGCGTGCCCGCGGTGAACACCACCGGCACCCGGTAGCTGCCCGACGGGGTGTCCGCGGCGGCGGTGACCAGCAGCGGCGCGCCCACCCGGCCGCCGCGCGGCACCGTCACCGCCGGGGCCGGGGCCACCGTGAGGCCCTTGGCCACGGCCGGGACCTCGGCGGTCAGGGTGCCGGTCAGCGGGTCCGGCCGACCGGACTCCACGGTGGCCCGGGCCCGGGCCGGGGCGGCGGCGCCCGCCACCACGTCCAGGGCCGGCTCGGCCAGCGTCAGCCGGGCCGCCGGCGCGTCCGCCCACCACGGGATCACCTGGTTGACCACCGGGGCCTCGCCGCCCGGCTGCCACACCAGCCGCAGCGCCTCCACCGGCCCGCCGTCGGCCTTCAGCTCGTTGTAGCCGGGCCGCACCGGGCCCAGGTCCGCCCAGCTGCCGTCCGGGCGGCGCACCTGCGCGGTCGCCTCGGCCCGCACCGTCGGGTCGGTCAGCACGGTCAGCCGGTCCAGCGGCCGGGCCGAGCCCAGCTCCACCGTCAGCGGGGCGTCGCCCGCGGCGGGCGGCGCGGCCGCCCGGAACGCCGAGTCCGGGTCGCCGGAGAGCACCGCCTGCGGCGAGGAGCCCGGCGCGGCCGGCGGGCCGGACACCGAGGCGTCCACCGCGTCCGGCGCGGCGGTGGTGAACTCCCGCACCGCCACGGCGGTCTGCTGCCCGGCGGTGGCCCGCAGCCGGACCGCTCTGGCGACCGCGCCCGGCGGGGCGGTCGCGCTGACCGTCCGCTGCCCGTGCACGGTGGCCAGCCGCTGCCAGCCGCCCGAGCCGCTCCAGTACTCCAGCACCCCGTCGCGCAGGTAGTCGTCCGCCGCCGGGGCCGCGTCCGGGTCGTCGCCCCAGGAGCCCATCAGCACCGTCACCGAGCCCAGCGGCTTCGGGGTGCCCAGGTCCAG
This is a stretch of genomic DNA from Kitasatospora fiedleri. It encodes these proteins:
- a CDS encoding LysR family transcriptional regulator, giving the protein METRELRYFVAVAEELHFGRAAQRLGMAQPPLSRAVARLERRLGTVLLARDSHGVALTDAGRVLLREGRTVLDAVAAAEARTCRAGQPGLVLVAKAGASTELLAKLLAAYAAEPDAVPVDVRLCQYGEQGPLLRRGEADVALLHLPFDSAAGLDTEELRTEGQVALLPAGHPLTARRELRLADLAELTDLPAPRYPRSDGTHRDGPGPAIRDHAQLYQLIALGRTYAVLPDSARSQLRDDVAVRPVPDAPQVTTLLAWPPDSRSRALAALLRTATGGLTGSSTEGATGGATGGSAS
- a CDS encoding mechanosensitive ion channel family protein produces the protein MLADSAADSTSTPTFTLPTSTAGVTDTTRQAAGWLDDNWQGWVVSGLRIVLILGLALVLRAVVRKVIEKLVTRMGRPAEGDGDHGVLGGLLANTGVVNTERRQQRSEAIGSVLRSVASFSVLGTASLMALSVLGVDLAPLLASAGVAGVAIGFGARNLVTDFLSGVFMIMEDQYGVGDEIDTGVATGTVLEVGLRVTKLRGSAGEIWYIRNGEVKRIANMSQGWGTATVDVQVGYKEDLEQVEALITETAEQFAKESPYDELVWGRVKVLGVESVAVDSVQLRVEARCTPGKSAQVARALRLRLKAAFDLAGVKLREEAAATVPAQAAAPEILPPSALADPNSARSLAAKPIPTQN
- a CDS encoding HNH endonuclease, with amino-acid sequence MPHVLVLNASYEPLGVVSMRRALILVLNHKAIALEDAGTTLHSATGAVQAPSVVKLTRFVRVPYRGPVPLTRRALFARDHGRCVYCGAAATSVDHVIPRSRGGQHRWDNVVAACRRCNHTKADRHLADLGWRMKRPPAAPSGLAWRVIGTGIKDPRWRPYLEPYGGLDQFRDFEHHDHPETVLPAPVRTRPIRRGEQHAPLSA